The genome window TTGCCGATGCCGAGGACTTTGCCGGTGACATGGACTTCAAGGTGACTGGTACAGCCAAGGGCATCACGGCGCTGCAGATGGATATGAAGGTGCATGGTTTGCCGGTGGCAGTGCTGCGCCAAGCGATTGAGCAGAGTAAGGCTGGCCGGGCATTTATCCTTGACCATATGCTAAGTATTTTGCCAGCGCCGCGCGAAGTACTCAGCCCATACGCGCCGCGGATTGAAAAGCTAAAAATTGACCCAGATAAAATCGGTGCGGTCATTGGCAAGGGCGGCGAGGTGATTAACAAGATCACCAGCGAGACTGGCGCCGAGGTTGATATTAAGGAAGACGGCTTGATCACCATCGCCAGTCCGAACGGCGAATCAATTGAGAAGGCGCTCAACTGGATTAAAAGCCTGGTCGAAGAGCCAGAAGTTGGTAAAATCTACGAAGGTACGGTAGTCAGCATCAAAGATTTCGGGGCCTTCGTGAATATTTTGCCGGGGATTGACGGGATGGTGCATATCTCGAAGCTGGCCGATCATCGCGTGGCTAAGGTGACTGATGTGGTCAAGGAAGGACAAACCGTTCGCGTGAAAATCACTGGTATTGATGAGCGCGGTAAGATTAACTTGACGATGATCGGGTTGTAACTTTTGCTTTTTAGCAAAGTACGCTACAATAGGAGAATATAAGACTAATTGAGGGGGATTATGGACGATAAGAATAATAAAAACGTACCACAACCGACAGCAACACCGCCAGCAGCAAATGAGCAGGCTGCTCCAGTAGTACCACAGCCAGTACCATCGGCTCCACAATCGCAGCAGCCGCTGCAGCAGGGTGCGCCAATGCAGCCCAAAAAGGGCTTGAGCAAGGGTGCGCTATGGGGTATCATCGGTGGCTCAATTGGTTTGATAGTCATTGTCGTTGGTATCGTGTTGGCAGTTATATTCCTTGGTGGGCCATCAAAGGCTGATTACCAAGAAGCTGCTAAGGCCATGAAAGAGTTTGACGGCAACAGCCTCAACTCGGCACTCAAGTCGTCGAATGCTGATAACGCAAAGAAGCTGATTGAAGAGGCGGTGGAGCGTGCTGATACAATGATGAAAAAACTTGATGCATCAAAGATTATGCGCGACGAGGAGACTAAAAAATCTTTCGGTGAATACAAAACTGCCTACGAAAAAGTACGCCCGAATTTGCTTGCCATTGCCAGTCTGATAGGAGATATGAAGGACTTTTCTAAGAAGTGCGCACCAAGCTTCTTCGGCTATGTCGGTAAGTCAGGAGACGAAGTAAAGAAGCTCTACGATGAAAAGATGAGCGACTGCTATAAGCTACTCGATAACGTTGCCAAATCAGAACAGAAAGAAGCACAGGACTTTGGCAAGCAAATGAAAGAGTATTACAAGTTGCTGGGTGACTACTTCGTGGCACGCGCTAATAAAGACTACACTACTCGGGTACCGCGTCTACCGTCGGGTAGCTCAAATCCACTGGCCGGCTTTGCTAAAAAGATTCAAGAGTCAAACCTACAGAAACACGAGCGAGAATTCATCAACTTAGTGAAAGAAAAAGCTGAAAAGTAATTTTCGCCTCAGCATCAAGCAAAACACCTCGCATAGTGACGAGGTGTTTTGTATAATAGAAATATGGATGAGGCAGCGCAACTGGAGGTTTTGGCGGCAGAGATTATCGCTGGTGATATTTGTCATGACTTGGCGCTGCAGGCGACGCAGCTGGTGATGGGTGATGGTCGGGCTGACGCAGACATTGTATTTATCGGTGAAGCGCCAGGAAAAAACGAAGACCTTCAGGGCAAACCATTCGTTGGGGCAGCTGGTACATTTCTTGACGAGATGTTAGCCGCAGCCCAGTTACGTCGTCAAGATGTCTATATCACCAATATCGTTAAATATCGGCCGCCAAACAATCGTGACCCGCTGCCGGAGGAGAAGCGCGC of Candidatus Nanosynbacter lyticus contains these proteins:
- a CDS encoding uracil-DNA glycosylase, yielding MDEAAQLEVLAAEIIAGDICHDLALQATQLVMGDGRADADIVFIGEAPGKNEDLQGKPFVGAAGTFLDEMLAAAQLRRQDVYITNIVKYRPPNNRDPLPEEKRAFWPYLMRQLQIIQPKVVITLGRHSGMAFIPDLAISRDHGNPRWAQFNGLKFLVIPLYHPAAALYNGALRQTLIDDFVRAAQLAVQASA